One Chryseobacterium sp. StRB126 genomic region harbors:
- a CDS encoding PQQ-dependent sugar dehydrogenase yields the protein MEKLLFTLSIFSSLFVNAQSINLEEFASGLTSPVEITNANDSRLFVVQQNGMIKIIQPNGTINPTNFLNISSKIVFNGERGLLGLAFHPQYSTNGYFFVYYNNTAGNIVLARYSVTPTNPDVADPNSEKILLNIPKPFANHNGGSIHFAPDGKLWVVTGDGGSGGDPNNNAQNKNVLLGKMLRIDVNATDPTPYNIPSDNPFAGAGIDGADEVWAYGLRNAWKFSFDLATGNAMIADVGQGAIEEINKMPLSQAGINYGWRCYEGNTAYNTAGCPTQSSMTFPVAVYDHSGGKCSITGGYVYRGSLYPSLQGKYFFADFCSDQIGILNTDNSIIWTSAYSGNGFSTFGQDLQKELYVAAVNSGKVFKITTGSLGTHENDFSEAIKIYPNPASKEIFISGIKDKKVTAEVISAEGRKVLEKDHIINEKGIDISGIAPGVYFINLKSGNYKSYSQKIVIK from the coding sequence ATGGAAAAATTACTTTTTACCCTAAGTATCTTTTCTTCTTTATTCGTTAATGCTCAAAGCATTAATTTGGAAGAATTTGCCAGTGGACTTACCAGTCCCGTTGAGATTACAAACGCCAATGACAGCCGGTTATTTGTGGTTCAACAGAACGGAATGATAAAAATAATTCAGCCTAATGGGACTATTAACCCAACTAATTTCCTGAATATTTCCTCAAAAATTGTTTTTAATGGAGAAAGAGGTCTTTTAGGACTCGCATTCCATCCGCAATACTCAACCAATGGGTATTTTTTTGTGTATTATAACAACACAGCAGGGAATATTGTACTGGCCAGATATAGTGTTACCCCAACCAATCCAGATGTGGCGGATCCTAATTCTGAAAAAATACTATTAAATATTCCCAAACCATTTGCCAACCACAACGGCGGAAGTATTCATTTTGCACCAGATGGAAAACTCTGGGTGGTAACAGGAGATGGAGGAAGCGGCGGAGACCCTAATAACAATGCGCAAAATAAAAACGTATTATTGGGAAAAATGCTGAGAATAGATGTGAATGCCACAGATCCAACCCCATACAATATTCCATCCGACAATCCTTTTGCAGGCGCGGGCATTGACGGCGCCGATGAAGTATGGGCCTATGGCCTCCGAAATGCATGGAAATTCTCATTTGATCTCGCTACCGGAAACGCCATGATTGCAGATGTAGGCCAGGGAGCTATTGAGGAAATCAATAAAATGCCCCTATCACAAGCAGGCATCAATTACGGATGGCGTTGCTATGAAGGAAATACGGCTTACAACACCGCAGGATGCCCCACTCAGTCTTCCATGACGTTTCCTGTTGCTGTATACGATCATTCCGGCGGAAAATGCTCTATTACCGGCGGCTATGTGTACAGAGGTTCTCTATATCCATCACTTCAGGGGAAATATTTCTTTGCAGACTTTTGTTCTGACCAGATAGGCATCCTGAATACTGACAATTCCATTATATGGACCTCTGCCTACAGTGGAAATGGGTTCTCTACTTTCGGGCAGGACCTTCAAAAAGAACTGTATGTTGCCGCAGTGAATAGCGGAAAAGTTTTCAAAATTACAACAGGATCATTAGGTACCCATGAAAATGATTTCTCAGAAGCCATAAAAATTTACCCAAACCCTGCTTCAAAAGAAATCTTCATCAGTGGAATTAAAGATAAAAAGGTAACGGCAGAGGTCATTAGCGCAGAGGGAAGAAAAGTTTTAGAAAAAGATCACATCATTAATGAAAAAGGAATTGATATTTCCGGAATTGCTCCAGGGGTTTATTTTATCAATCTGAAATCAGGGAATTATAAATCTTACAGCCAGAAAATTGTTATTAAGTAG
- a CDS encoding protein translocase subunit SecDF: MQGKGLITIVAIVLGLICLNELLPTWYASKIESQIEAAKGNEKEIKRIKEDTLNLGYTKLYYSKAKDKEMKLGLDLKGGINVLLEINQRDLVNDLTNFSTNPILIEALNKTDEAQKNSTKSYIDNFFEQFDAINKAKGTNLKLADPELFGNTNLSEIKYNTTDEQVKSIVKRRIDLSVGTAFEVIRTRIDKLGAIQPNVQRVPGTARISVEMPGMKDIDKVKKMLQTSAKLQFWEVQQVTEVAPYFQTLTTMVAAKGDSMGVAKNVNFMNLLQLDKLRSNGVANVKLSDTAAVNKILNSKVGMALRPANIKYTQFMWGYKPEATSPDDLVLYAIRSNINQKAPVDGAVETANISYDELGRVVVDMQMDSKGAKEWKTLTEKNVGKPVAVTLDNRVYTAPNVVNAIPNGRTQISGNFSQEEAKELVDVLGAGKLPAGAKVVQATQVGPSLGQESINAGMISFAIAFLIIIVYIIFYYGGAGIYAVIAMVINLFYIFGIMDSGDFTLTLPGIAGIVLTMAMAVDTNVIIYERTKEELFAGKSILEAYKDGFKHALSAIIDGHSTTLLTAVVLFFFGTGPIKGFALTLMIGIIMTLFTSVLLSRVMIFSRLNKGKTLSVWTAPTKNLFRNTWIDFIGKRKYAYIISAVLTVICVVSIVTHGFKYGIDFTGGRNYVVRFDKEVNANDVEEKLVKLFKTEDGKNSSVEAKTFGNAKQLKISTDYLIEDESLKADQTIEQKLYEGLKGDLPSNITLNDFKSADKDHAGIISSEKVGPTVADDIQTHGILAVVAALAGIFIYILFRFRKWQFSLGAVAALFHDAVIILGTYSLLHKYMPFNMEINQDFIAAILTVLGYSINDTVIIFDRIREYLREKKSLTLAGLFDDSISSTLGRTFNTSFTTILVILAIFIFGGDNLRGFMFAMLIGIGFGTYSSIFIASAIAYDFLKKGKEEEVHGKTTSDKEVLASK; encoded by the coding sequence ATGCAAGGAAAAGGACTTATTACAATTGTTGCTATTGTCCTGGGGTTGATTTGCTTAAACGAGCTATTACCAACCTGGTACGCCAGCAAAATTGAATCGCAGATCGAAGCTGCGAAAGGAAACGAGAAAGAGATCAAACGAATCAAGGAAGATACTCTTAATCTTGGGTATACGAAGCTTTATTATTCAAAAGCTAAAGACAAGGAAATGAAATTGGGTCTTGACTTAAAAGGAGGGATCAACGTTCTATTGGAAATCAACCAGAGAGATTTGGTAAATGATTTAACCAATTTTTCTACAAATCCTATTCTTATTGAGGCTTTAAATAAGACTGATGAAGCTCAGAAAAACTCAACAAAATCTTACATCGACAACTTCTTTGAACAGTTCGATGCGATTAACAAAGCGAAAGGAACAAACCTAAAGCTTGCTGATCCGGAACTTTTCGGAAACACCAACTTATCTGAAATCAAGTATAATACTACTGATGAGCAGGTAAAAAGTATTGTTAAGAGAAGAATTGATCTTTCTGTAGGAACAGCTTTCGAGGTAATCAGAACGAGAATTGATAAGCTTGGAGCGATTCAGCCAAACGTTCAGAGAGTACCTGGTACAGCTAGAATCTCTGTAGAAATGCCTGGTATGAAGGATATCGACAAGGTAAAGAAAATGCTTCAGACCTCTGCAAAACTTCAGTTTTGGGAAGTACAGCAGGTTACTGAAGTGGCTCCTTATTTCCAGACATTAACAACTATGGTTGCTGCAAAAGGAGATTCTATGGGAGTTGCAAAGAATGTAAACTTCATGAACCTTTTACAGCTTGACAAATTAAGAAGTAATGGTGTTGCTAACGTAAAATTGTCGGATACAGCTGCTGTAAACAAAATCTTGAACAGCAAAGTAGGAATGGCTTTACGTCCTGCAAACATTAAATATACACAGTTCATGTGGGGTTACAAACCTGAAGCTACAAGTCCTGATGATTTAGTATTGTATGCGATCAGAAGTAACATCAACCAAAAAGCTCCGGTTGACGGTGCAGTAGAAACTGCAAACATTAGCTACGACGAACTTGGAAGAGTAGTAGTAGACATGCAGATGGATTCTAAAGGAGCAAAAGAATGGAAAACTTTAACGGAGAAAAACGTTGGAAAACCAGTAGCTGTAACGCTTGATAACAGAGTATATACTGCTCCAAACGTTGTAAATGCTATCCCTAACGGTAGAACTCAAATCTCTGGTAACTTCTCTCAGGAAGAAGCTAAGGAATTGGTTGACGTTTTAGGTGCTGGTAAATTACCTGCAGGTGCTAAAGTAGTTCAGGCTACTCAGGTAGGTCCGTCATTAGGACAAGAGTCTATCAACGCTGGTATGATTTCATTTGCAATCGCATTCTTAATTATCATTGTTTACATCATTTTCTATTATGGTGGTGCAGGGATTTACGCTGTAATTGCGATGGTAATTAACCTTTTCTATATTTTCGGAATTATGGATTCCGGAGACTTCACCCTTACGCTTCCCGGTATCGCTGGTATCGTATTAACGATGGCTATGGCGGTAGATACGAACGTAATTATCTATGAAAGAACGAAAGAAGAATTATTTGCCGGTAAGAGCATCTTAGAAGCTTATAAAGACGGTTTCAAACACGCATTAAGCGCGATTATTGACGGTCACTCTACTACGTTACTAACTGCAGTTGTATTGTTCTTCTTCGGAACAGGACCTATTAAAGGTTTCGCATTGACATTGATGATCGGTATTATCATGACATTGTTTACTTCTGTATTATTGTCAAGAGTAATGATCTTCAGCAGACTGAACAAAGGTAAAACCCTTTCTGTATGGACTGCTCCTACGAAGAACTTATTCAGAAATACTTGGATTGACTTCATCGGAAAGAGAAAATACGCATACATCATTTCTGCGGTACTAACGGTAATCTGTGTTGTTTCTATTGTAACTCACGGATTCAAATATGGTATCGACTTTACAGGGGGTAGAAACTACGTGGTAAGATTTGATAAAGAAGTAAATGCTAACGATGTTGAAGAAAAATTAGTAAAATTATTCAAAACTGAAGATGGTAAGAACTCTTCGGTAGAAGCTAAAACTTTCGGAAATGCTAAGCAGTTAAAAATCTCTACAGATTACCTTATCGAAGATGAATCTTTAAAAGCTGACCAGACTATCGAGCAGAAGTTATATGAAGGATTAAAAGGAGATCTTCCTTCTAATATTACTTTAAATGACTTCAAATCTGCAGACAAAGATCATGCTGGTATCATTTCATCTGAGAAAGTAGGACCTACTGTTGCTGATGATATTCAGACACACGGTATCCTTGCAGTAGTGGCTGCATTAGCTGGTATCTTTATCTATATTTTATTCAGATTTAGAAAATGGCAGTTCTCCTTAGGGGCTGTTGCAGCATTATTCCACGATGCGGTTATCATTTTAGGAACGTATTCATTACTTCATAAATATATGCCGTTCAACATGGAGATCAACCAGGATTTCATTGCTGCAATCCTTACGGTATTAGGATATTCAATCAACGATACAGTTATTATCTTCGACAGAATTAGAGAATACTTAAGAGAGAAGAAATCTTTAACACTAGCTGGATTGTTTGATGACTCTATTTCAAGTACATTGGGTAGAACATTCAACACTTCATTCACTACAATTTTGGTGATTCTTGCGATCTTCATCTTCGGTGGTGATAACCTAAGAGGATTTATGTTTGCTATGTTAATCGGTATTGGATTTGGTACTTACTCATCAATCTTCATAGCATCGGCAATTGCTTATGACTTCCTTAAAAAAGGAAAAGAAGAAGAAGTACACGGAAAAACGACTTCCGATAAAGAAGTACTTGCTTCAAAATAA
- a CDS encoding TCR/Tet family MFS transporter, translating into MENSKKKAAIGFIFITLLIDITGWGIIIPVVPKLIEELIHADISEAAKYGGWLGFAYAFTQFIFSPLVGNLSDKYGRRPIILISLFGFAIDYIFLALAPTIWWLFLGRIIAGITGASVTTASAYIADISTDEDRAKNFGLIGAAFGLGFIIGPVLGGVLGHYGARVPFYAAAALCLLNFLYGYFILPESLDKDKRREFNWKRANPVGSFKFLGKHPEISGLITALILIYIAGHAVQSNWSFFTMYKFNWTERMVGISLGVVGLLVGLVQGLLIRWTTPRLGEQKSIYYGLTMYAIGLLLFAFASEGWMMFVFLVPYCLGGICGPALQSVITKSVPSNEQGELQGALTSLMSATSIIGPPVMTNLFYFFTHDEAPFEFSGAPFFLAFILMAISVVITYSAFKKKGKI; encoded by the coding sequence ATGGAAAATTCAAAGAAAAAAGCAGCAATAGGCTTTATATTTATTACTTTACTGATTGATATTACGGGATGGGGAATCATTATTCCTGTTGTTCCTAAATTAATTGAAGAGTTGATTCATGCAGATATCAGTGAAGCCGCAAAATATGGTGGATGGTTGGGATTTGCCTACGCATTTACACAATTTATCTTTTCTCCACTGGTTGGAAACCTGAGTGACAAATATGGACGTAGACCTATTATTCTGATTTCGCTTTTCGGGTTTGCCATAGATTATATTTTCCTGGCACTGGCCCCAACTATCTGGTGGCTGTTCCTGGGAAGAATTATAGCCGGGATTACGGGCGCAAGTGTAACCACTGCGAGTGCTTATATTGCAGATATTTCCACGGACGAAGACAGAGCAAAAAACTTTGGATTGATAGGGGCAGCCTTTGGTTTGGGTTTCATAATAGGGCCAGTTCTGGGTGGTGTTTTAGGACATTACGGTGCAAGAGTCCCTTTTTATGCAGCAGCAGCTTTATGCCTCCTTAATTTCCTTTATGGTTATTTCATTCTTCCTGAAAGTTTGGATAAAGATAAAAGAAGAGAGTTTAACTGGAAGCGCGCTAATCCTGTGGGATCTTTCAAGTTTTTAGGAAAACACCCGGAAATTTCAGGGCTTATTACCGCATTGATCCTGATCTATATTGCAGGGCATGCCGTACAGAGTAACTGGAGCTTCTTTACTATGTATAAGTTCAACTGGACAGAAAGAATGGTCGGGATCTCATTAGGGGTTGTAGGTTTATTGGTTGGTTTGGTACAGGGACTTTTAATCAGATGGACTACACCAAGGCTGGGAGAGCAGAAGAGCATTTATTATGGTCTTACTATGTATGCTATAGGATTGTTATTGTTTGCATTTGCTTCAGAAGGTTGGATGATGTTTGTCTTTCTAGTTCCGTATTGTTTAGGAGGAATCTGTGGCCCGGCCCTGCAGTCGGTGATTACGAAAAGTGTACCTTCTAACGAGCAGGGTGAACTTCAGGGAGCATTAACGAGTTTAATGAGCGCTACTTCAATTATTGGCCCTCCGGTGATGACCAATCTGTTCTACTTCTTCACGCATGATGAGGCGCCGTTTGAGTTTTCAGGGGCACCATTCTTCCTTGCATTTATTTTAATGGCCATTAGTGTAGTTATTACTTATTCTGCCTTTAAGAAAAAAGGAAAGATTTAA
- a CDS encoding ArsR/SmtB family transcription factor, protein MGATKTDHFTDKQNRIATIAKALGHPARVAIIEYLLKVDTCICGDIVNELPLAQATVSQHLKELKNAGLIKGNIEGTAICYCIDENTFEILKDYFSNIILTVSNQKCC, encoded by the coding sequence ATGGGAGCAACGAAAACGGACCATTTCACAGATAAGCAAAACAGGATCGCTACAATTGCAAAAGCATTAGGGCATCCTGCCAGAGTTGCTATTATTGAATATCTGCTAAAGGTAGACACTTGTATATGTGGAGATATTGTTAATGAACTTCCATTAGCACAAGCAACAGTATCCCAACATTTGAAAGAATTAAAAAATGCAGGTTTAATCAAAGGAAACATTGAGGGGACTGCCATCTGTTACTGTATTGATGAAAATACTTTTGAAATATTAAAAGATTATTTTTCAAATATAATACTGACTGTTTCCAATCAAAAATGCTGTTAA
- a CDS encoding DUF6428 family protein, producing the protein MKLSEIKAILPTLANVEFQLENGDFVPEHFHVTEVGTVTKYFIDCGGKVRHEKVVNFQLWNANDFEHRLKPGKLLHIINLSEEELGIEDNEIEVEYQNTTIGKYDLEFNGKTFVLKNKTTACLAQDACGIPVEKQKVRLSELSSKQTSCCTPDSGCC; encoded by the coding sequence ATGAAATTATCTGAAATCAAAGCAATTTTACCAACATTAGCTAATGTTGAATTTCAATTAGAAAATGGAGATTTTGTTCCCGAGCATTTTCATGTTACGGAAGTAGGAACTGTGACAAAATATTTTATTGATTGCGGCGGAAAAGTCCGCCATGAAAAGGTGGTTAATTTTCAATTATGGAATGCCAATGATTTTGAGCACAGACTAAAACCTGGGAAGCTTTTACATATTATTAACCTTTCAGAAGAGGAATTGGGGATAGAAGATAATGAAATTGAAGTGGAATATCAAAATACAACCATTGGAAAATATGATTTAGAGTTTAATGGAAAAACCTTTGTTCTTAAAAATAAAACAACAGCCTGCTTAGCTCAGGATGCCTGTGGTATTCCTGTAGAGAAACAAAAAGTGAGATTATCAGAATTATCTTCAAAGCAAACTTCATGTTGTACCCCAGATTCCGGATGTTGCTAA
- a CDS encoding low molecular weight phosphatase family protein, translated as MYSKLLETIELLNSQEINEDRKAILKPLIDFIQKNLDDKKGIDINFICTHNSRRSHLSQVWAQAASTYFNIPNVTCYSGGTEETAMFPKVAETLMEQGFFIVKISDTENPVYAIKYDEDLHPIIGFSKKYDSVFNPAHGFAAVMTCSQADGGCPFIPGADKRIPITFEDPKISDGTPEQEKVYHERSLQIGAEMLYVFSQIKK; from the coding sequence ATGTATTCCAAATTATTAGAAACAATAGAGTTATTAAACAGTCAAGAAATTAACGAGGATAGAAAAGCTATACTAAAACCCTTAATTGATTTTATTCAGAAAAATCTTGACGACAAGAAAGGCATTGATATTAACTTTATCTGTACCCACAACTCAAGAAGAAGCCATTTATCACAAGTTTGGGCACAGGCAGCAAGTACATATTTTAATATTCCAAATGTAACTTGTTATTCAGGGGGAACGGAAGAAACGGCAATGTTTCCTAAAGTTGCAGAAACTTTAATGGAGCAAGGTTTTTTTATCGTGAAAATTTCAGATACGGAAAATCCTGTGTATGCTATCAAGTATGATGAAGATCTGCATCCCATTATAGGTTTTTCTAAAAAATATGATAGTGTCTTTAACCCCGCGCATGGTTTTGCAGCAGTTATGACTTGTTCGCAGGCAGATGGCGGATGTCCTTTTATTCCAGGAGCCGACAAACGTATCCCTATTACTTTTGAAGATCCCAAAATTTCAGACGGTACTCCTGAACAGGAAAAGGTTTATCATGAAAGAAGTTTACAGATCGGTGCAGAAATGTTGTATGTGTTTTCACAAATAAAAAAATAG
- a CDS encoding GNAT family N-acetyltransferase — MKIISIDREHYPAISNIYQQGIDTGIATFETSVPSWEIWNETKLPHSRLIAVQANTVLGWAALSKVSSRCVYEGVAEVSVYVSEDHRGKGVGKVLMQYLIEESEANGIWTLQSGMFPENEATIALHTSFGFRMIGYRERIGKLRGVWKNSVIMERRSKVVGIN; from the coding sequence ATGAAAATAATTTCAATTGATAGAGAGCATTATCCGGCTATTTCCAATATATACCAACAGGGGATTGACACTGGTATTGCAACCTTTGAAACCTCTGTTCCATCATGGGAGATTTGGAATGAAACTAAACTGCCTCATAGTAGGTTGATAGCAGTTCAGGCTAATACCGTATTAGGTTGGGCTGCCTTATCTAAAGTAAGTAGCCGTTGTGTTTATGAAGGAGTAGCTGAAGTAAGTGTTTATGTATCAGAAGACCATAGAGGGAAAGGCGTAGGGAAAGTTTTAATGCAATATCTCATAGAAGAAAGTGAGGCTAATGGGATTTGGACCTTACAGTCTGGGATGTTTCCGGAAAATGAAGCTACCATAGCATTGCATACAAGTTTTGGATTCAGAATGATTGGCTATCGGGAAAGAATAGGAAAACTGCGAGGTGTATGGAAAAATAGTGTAATAATGGAAAGAAGAAGCAAAGTAGTAGGAATAAATTAA
- the arsB gene encoding ACR3 family arsenite efflux transporter translates to MQPKLKFLDRFLTLWIFLAMFLGIGLGYFFPGISNLANSLSVGTTNIPLAIGLIVMMYPPLAKVDYSLLPKVFTDKKVIGISLLLNWIIGPVLMFVLAIVFLRNEPDYMIGLILIGLARCIAMVLVWNDLAKGNREYGALLVALNSIFQVFSYSFMVWLFINILPEKLGLANFNISVSMREVTESVFIYLGIPFIAGFLSRYLSIRLKGLEWYNRKFVPKISPLTLYALLLTIVLMFSLKGDKILELPLDVLKVAVPLIVYFVLMFFVSFFINKSFSVPYDKNASIAFTATGNNFELAIAVSIAVFGIHSPQAFVGVIGPLVEVPVLILLVKISLWLKKRYY, encoded by the coding sequence ATGCAGCCAAAATTAAAATTTCTGGATAGATTTCTTACGCTTTGGATATTTTTAGCCATGTTTTTAGGAATAGGATTAGGTTATTTCTTTCCGGGGATTTCAAATCTAGCCAATTCTTTGTCCGTTGGAACTACAAATATTCCGCTGGCAATTGGTTTAATAGTCATGATGTATCCACCATTAGCAAAGGTTGATTATTCCTTATTACCAAAAGTTTTTACAGATAAAAAAGTTATAGGAATTTCCTTGTTGTTGAACTGGATAATTGGGCCGGTATTAATGTTTGTATTGGCTATTGTTTTCCTCAGAAATGAACCGGATTATATGATCGGTTTAATTCTCATTGGCTTGGCAAGGTGTATTGCAATGGTGCTGGTCTGGAATGATTTAGCAAAAGGGAATCGTGAGTATGGGGCATTATTAGTTGCTTTGAATAGCATATTCCAAGTATTTAGTTACAGTTTCATGGTTTGGCTTTTCATCAACATTCTGCCGGAAAAATTAGGTTTGGCTAATTTTAATATATCGGTATCAATGAGAGAGGTTACAGAAAGTGTTTTTATATATTTGGGTATTCCTTTTATAGCAGGTTTTTTAAGCCGATATTTATCCATCAGATTAAAAGGTCTGGAATGGTATAACAGAAAATTTGTTCCTAAAATTTCTCCACTCACTCTGTATGCTCTTTTATTGACAATTGTATTAATGTTCAGCCTGAAAGGAGATAAGATCCTAGAGCTGCCATTAGATGTTTTAAAAGTAGCCGTGCCCTTAATAGTATACTTTGTTTTGATGTTTTTTGTAAGCTTTTTTATCAATAAATCATTCAGCGTTCCTTATGATAAAAATGCTTCCATAGCGTTTACAGCAACAGGTAATAATTTTGAATTAGCTATTGCGGTGTCTATAGCCGTGTTTGGGATTCATTCTCCTCAGGCA